A stretch of DNA from Cyanobium sp. AMD-g:
GGTGCTGCGCACCCTGCCGGTGGCCCGCATCGGTCCGCCGGCCATCGCCGCTGATGTGACCATCCGCGACCTGCTGTCCCACCGCAGCGGCCTGCCCGACCACGCCGGCGATCACCTCGAAGACCTGGGCTTCGATCGGGCCACGATCCTGGAGCGCCTGCGGCTGCTGCCCACCTGCAACCGCTTCCGCGCCGACTACGCCTACACCAACTTCGGCTTCACCGCCGGCGCCGTGGCCGCCGCCAACGCCGCCGGCCGCCCCTGGGAGCAGCTCTCCAGCGAACGGCTCTACGGGCCCCTGGGCATGACCCGCACCAGCTCCCGCCACGCCGATTTCGCGGGCGCCGCCAACCGCGCCTCCCTGCACGTGCCGGAGGGGGGCCGCTGGGAGGCCCGTTACCAGCGGGATGCCGATGCCCAGGCCCCCGCCGGTGGCGTCAGCTCCAGCGTGCGGGACCTGGGCCAGTGGCTGCGGCTGCAGTTGGCCGGCGGCCGCTTCGATGGCCGTGTGGTGGTGGACGGCGCCGCCCTGGCCGAGACCCACCGGCCCCAGATCGTCAGCCAGCAACCCCGCGATCCGGCCACCAACCGGGCCGGCTTCTACGGACTGGGCTGGAACGTGAGCTACACCGACCGGGGCACGGTGCAGCTGGGCCATTCGGGCGGCTTCGATCTGGGCGCCGCCACGGCGGTCTACCTGCTGCCGGCGGAATCCCTCGGCATCATCGTGCTCTCCAACAGCCAGCCCCTGGGGGTGCCGGAGGCCCTCAGCCTCAGCTTCCTCGACCTGGCCACCTCCGGCGCGGTGCAGCGCGACTACCTCGCCGCCCTGCGGCCCCTGCTCCGGGGCATGGACCAGCAGGACTACCCCGCCGTGGTCAGCCCGGCCCGGCCCCTGCCGGCCCGCCCCGCCGACGCCTACATCGGCAGCTACGCCAACGCCTACGTGGGCACGGCCGCGGTGGTGCGCCGCGGCGATGGCCTCGAGTTGCAGCTGGGGCCCCGCCTCACCCCCTTCCCCCTCACCCCGGTGAACGGCGACACGTTCCGCTACCAGCCCGGTGGCGAGAACGCCTATGGCCCCAGCGCCGTCAGCTTCACGGTGGGCCCCGACGGCCTGGCCACGGCGGTGCGGATCGACAACCTCAACCTCGAGGGCCAGGGGGTGCTCCAGCGGCGCTGAATCGGCGCGCCGAAGGTTCCTTCTGAACCTGACCCGGTACCGGAGCGCTGCGAGAGTGGGGGCGGCCAGTGCCGTCTGCATGAACCTCACCCCCCAGGAGAAAGACAAGCTGTTGATCGTCACCGCCGCCCTGCTGGCGGAACGGCGTCTCGGCCGGGGCCTGAAGCTCAACCATCCCGAGGCGGTGGCCTGGCTCAGTTTCCAGGTGATCGAAGGGGCCCGCGACGGCCGCAGCGTGGCGGAGCTGATGCGGGAGGGCACCACCTGGCTGAGCCGGGATCAGGTGATGGAGGGGGTGCCCGAGCTGATCCCCGAGGTGCAGATCGAGGCGATGTTCCCCGATGGCACCAAGCTCGTCACCCTCCACGAACCGATCCGCTGACCCCCCACCCCGCCATGGCCCCCCTGATCCCCGGCGAACTGATCCCCGAGCCCGGCACGATCGAGCTCAACGCCGGCCGCCCCGTCACCACCCTGTCGGTGGCCAACCGCGGCGACCGGCCCGTGCAGGTGGGCTCCCACTTCCACTTCCACGAGGCCAACGGTGCCCTCGAATTCGACCGCGAGGCGGCCCGCGGCCTGCGGCTCGACATCCCCGCCGGCACCGCCATCCGCTTCGAGCCCGGCGACCAGCGGGACGTGCACCTGGTGCCCTACGTCGGCGACCGCCGCGTGTTCGGCTTCAACGGTCTGGTCAACGGCCCCCTCGACTGACACTCCCATGCCCTATCGCATCGACCGCCGCGCCTACGCCGAGACCTACGGCCCCACCACCGGCGACCGGCTGCGGCTGGCCGACACCGAACTGATCCTGGAGGTGGAGAGCGACTGCACCACCTACGGCGATGAGGTGAAGTTCGGCGGCGGCAAGGTGATCCGCGACGGCATGGGCCAGGCCCAGACCCCCCGCTCCGCAGGGGCCGTGGACACGGTGATCACCAATGCCCTGATCCTCGACTGGTGGGGCATCGTCAAGGCCGACATCGGCCTGAAGGACGGCCGCATCTGCGCCATCGGCAAGGCGGGCAACCCCGACATCACCGATGGGGTGACGATCGTGGTCGGGCCCGGCACCGAGGCCATCGCCGGGGAGGGGCACATCGTCACCGCCGGCGCGATCGACACCCACATCCACTTCATCTGCCCCCAGCAGATCGAAACCGCCCTGGCCTCCGGCGTCACCACCCTGCTGGGCGGCGGCACCGGCCCGGCCACCGGCACCAACGCCACCACCTGCACCCCCGGCGCCTTCCACCTGGCCCGCATGCTCCAGGCCGCCGAGGGGCTGCCGATCAACCTGGGCTTCTACGGCAAGGGCAACGCCAGCACCCCGGCGGCGATCGAGGAGCAGATCCGCGCCGGCGCCTGCGGCCTGAAGCTGCACGAGGACTGGGGCACCACCCCGGCGGCGATCGACTGCTGCCTCACGGTGGCCGACAAGTACGACGTGCAGGTCTGCATCCACTCCGACACCCTCAACGAGGCCGGCTTCGTGGAGGACACGATCCGGGCCATCGGCGGCCGCACCATCCACACCTTCCACACCGAGGGGGCCGGCGGCGGCCACGCCCCCGACATCATCCGGATCTGCGGCGAGCCCAACGTGCTGCCCAGCTCCACCAACCCCACCAAGCCCTACACCGTCAACACCCTCGAGGAGCACCTCGACATGCTGATGGTGTGCCACCACCTCGATCCCCGCATCCCGGAGGACGTGGCCTTCGCCGAATCGCGCATCCGCCGCGAGACGATCGCCGCCGAGGACATCCTCCACGACCTGGGCGCCTTCAGCATCATCGCCAGCGATTCCCAGGCCATGGGCCGCGTCGGCGAGGTGATCACCCGCACCTTCCAGACGGCCCACAAGATGAAGGTGCAGCGCGGCTTCCTCCCCGAGGACGCCGCCGGTCCCCGCGGCGGCCGCAACGACAACACCCGCCTGAAGCGCTACATCGCCAAGCTCACGATCAATCCCGCCATCGCCCATGGCCTCGACAGCCAGATCGGCTCGGTGGAGGTGGGCAAGCTGGCCGATCTGGTGCTCTGGAAACCGGGCTTCTTCGGCGTCAAGCCGGAACTGGTGATCAAGGGGGGCTCGATCGTCTGGGCCCAGATGGGCGATGCCAACGCCTCGATCCCCACCCCGGGGCCGGTGCACGGCCGGCCGATGTTCGCCGCCTACGGCGGATCGCTGGCGGCCAGCTGTCTCAACTTCGTCAGCCAGGCTTGCCTCGAGGACGACCTGCCCAGCAGCCTTGGCCTGAAGCGGCCCTGCGTGCCGGTGGTCCAGACCCGGGGCATCGGCAAGGCCCAGATGCGCAACAACACCGCCCTGCCCAAGGTGGAGGTGGACCCCCAGACCTACGAGGTCTTCGCCGACGGCGAACTGCTCACCTGCGAACCGGCGGAGGTGCTGCCGATGGCCCAGCGCTACTTCCTGCTGTAGCGGCGCCGGCGCACCGACCTCCAGACCATCAGCAGGCGCGCCAGCAGGCTGCGGCTACTGGTGCGGCCCTGGGCGCCGGCGGCGAAGGCGACCGCCATCAGCACGGCTGAGCCGTTCAGGCGCAGGCCATCGCGAAGGGCCGCCCAGGCCAGGGGGGCCAGGGGGGTGGCCTGCTCGATGCTGGCGGGCACGGCCGTCTCGGCCTGGCGAAGGGCGGCCAGGAGGTCCTGGCGCAACTGGGGCATCGGTTTGGCCAGATCGGCCGCGGTGAGGGCTGGCCCATCGGCCGCCGCCAGTTGCTGCTGCAGGCTGGTGGCGTCAGGAGCCGAGCGGATCAGGGCCGCCAAGCTGCTGAACTGATCGCTGACCAGGCGCCGCTGCTGGGCCTGCAGGGCGGCGCGGTCGCTGAACTGCCGCACGGTCACGGAGAGTTGCAGGGGGATGAGCAGCAAGTACAGAACCGTGATCAGCACCGCCCAGCGCCGCAGCCGCTGGCGCAGCTGGAAGAGCTCCAGGCGTTCGGGCTCCACGTGGGCCGCCAGGTGCACGAGCACGAAAGCCACAAGAGGGAACCCTGAGTTGGCGATCACCAGTTCGATGAAGCGTTGCTGCCAGTCGCGTTGCAGCAGCTGAACCGGGAGAGCGCCGGCCACCACAGCCAGGACGAACAGGCCCGCCAGGGCCAGGGCCGCGGCGAGCAGAATCGAAGCCAGTGATGACACCGGGCCCGATGGGGCCCTCGTCTCAGGCCTCGGATCTGCGGTGGTCACAGGCTGGGACAACGGGACCTGCGTGGCTCAGGCGGGATCGCAGCCGGCGGCTCCAGCCGAAGGCCGCCATGGCCCCGAGCAAGGGCACCGGACCCGGAACGTTCGAGCTGGCAGGTGCTTCGACCAGGGTCCGTACCACCAGCCCACTGAGCAACGCCTGTGTCGTGCTGGAGCCACCGCCGCCGCCGGTGCCGGTGATGGTGAGGATCTCGTTGGCCTGGACGATGAAGGGATTGGAGAAGGTGTAGAGGGTGTTGAGCTGTTTGTCGAACAGGGTTTCGCTGGAAACCACGGCGCTGGTGGGAGGCCCCCAGGTGAGCAGGGGATTGCCCTGGCCCACAAGCAGGCTGCCGTAGCGATAGCTGAGCAGTTCCACCTGCTGGTCGAAGAACAGCTCAATGGACTCCTGATTGACCAGGCCCGTTCCGTTGCCGGGGTTGCGGCGTCCGCAGTTGGTCAGGCCGACGTTGTTGAGGCCCGCTCCGCCGGCTTTGTAGATGCAGAGGCCGTCGGCAGTCGCACTCACCGGTTTGGCGTTGCCGTTGGGTCGCAGGGCGTTCTGAAACACCAGGTTGAGCGTGCGGCCCTCGGCGCTGGCGGTGAAGGTCTTGTTGGACGAGGCCAGGGGGGTGGGGGGCGTCGCGGTGGCGCTGCCGAGGTTGAAGCTGAAGGTGGTGCCGATGGCCTGGGCCGGTGCCGGCGCCAGGGCCAGGGCCGCTGCAATCAAGGAAGCGGCGATCAGGCCTGCCTCGGGTGTCGGCGTACGGGCCACGGGGCTGCACTCGGCATTGCTGCCTGGAGATTAGTGAACTCCCTTGTGGGTGCCACACCGTTGTCGGCTCAGGACAAGGCCAGTTCCCGCTCCTCTGCGATGGCCCAGTCCTCCTGGTTGGGATCCCGGCGCTGGTTGCGCCGCTCCACCGACAGCACCGGCACCTCTTTCAGGGGCGTTTCGAAGGCCACACCAAAGGTGAGGGCAAAGCGGGCTCGGGTGAGCCAGCGCAACTGGGCCTGCATCCGCAACTGGCCGAAGCCGGGATGGGCGCGCAGATCCATCAGGAGCCACTGCCCCAGCGCAAGGGGCTGCTCTTCGGAGGCGATCAGGCACATGCCGCCTTCGCCCACGTCGACGATGTCAGCGAGGAACCAGCGGCCCATGGGCTGGCGAGCGTCATCCAGGCGCCGCAGGGCGATGGTGCGGCAGCTCTCGATCGGATGACGGAGGTAGACCCGATTGTCTCGGCGGGCGCCAACCCTTTCCTGGTTGCGCAGGAGGACCCCCGAAGCGCACGAGCTCCTCGAAGGCTGGGACCCGGTCTTGTTGGTCAGCATCGGTATGACTCCTCCCTGTGAGTTCATCCTCAACCTTCTGGGTCTCATCGAGAACCATGCTTAGGAAAACGCTATTCGTATGGAGCGCTAGGAAGCGCCAGGATGGCGATGGTGGCTTTACAGCCATGGTTTGCGAAGACCCTCAGCGGACAGCGCCCCTTGTTTCCGTAGCAACGGCAACGGGTGACCACCCCGGCGGCACTGCAGGATCCAGTCGCGTGGAAGGGTCTGGAATGTTCAGTCAGTACAAACCGAACCAGGGATACGACGAGTACTTCACCTCCACCGACCAGCCCCGGGCCACCCTCAAGCCGCTGCTCTCGTCCCTCGGCCAGATGGGCCTTGACCAGTTGAACCGGAACCATGAGGCCGCCGGCATGCTGCTCAAGCGCCTCGGAGCCACCTTCCGCCTCAACGATTCCGACAGCAAGGGTGTGGAACGGATCCTGCCCTTCGATCCGCTGCCCCGGTTGATCGGGGCCCAGGACTGGGAGCTCCTGGAGCGGGGCCTGATCCAGCGGCTGGAGGCGATCGACCGCTTCCTGGCCGACGTCTATGGCGACCAGAAAATCCTGGCCGACGGCGTGGTGCCCAGGGCTGACGTGGAGAGCTCCCAGGGTTGGCGGCCCCAGATGCAGGGCTTCCAGCCGCCCCTGGGGCGCTGGTGCCACATCTCGGGCCTGGATCTGGTGCGCGACGGCGATGGCACCTGGCGGGTGCTGGAGGACAACCTGCGCTGCCCCTCGGGGGTGGCCTACTTCCTCGAGAACCGGCGCGTGATGAAGCGCATGTTCCCGAGCCTGTTCGCCGGGCGCACCGTGCAGCCGATCGATGACTACCCCTCCCACCTGTTGCAGACCCTGCGGGAACTGGCCCCCTGGACCGACACGCCCAAGGTGGTGCTGCTCACCCCCGGGGTCTTCAACAGCGCCTACTTCGAGCACAGCTACCTCGCCCAGCAGATGGGGATCCAGCTGGTGGAGGGCCGCGACCTGGTCTGCGAAGGGGATCGGGTGTGGATGCGCAGCACCGCCGGCCTTGAGGCGGTCGATGTGATCTACCGCCGCATCGACGACGACTTCCTCGACCCGGCCGTGTTCCGCCCTGATTCCCTGCTGGGGGTGCGGGGCCTGATGGGGGCCTATGCCGCGGGCCGGGTGGCCATCGCCAATGCCCCGGGCACCGGCGTCGCCGACGACAAGCTCATCTACGCCTACGTCGGCGAGATGATCCGCTACTACCTGGATGAGGAGCCCATCATCGAGAACGTTCCCACCTACATCTGCTCCAGGCCGGACGACCAGGCCTACGTGCTGGAGCACCTCGGGGAGCTGGTGGTGAAGGCGGTGGCGGAAGCCGGTGGCTACGGCATGCTCATCGGCCCCCACGCGAGCCAGGCGGAGATCGCCGAGTTCGCCGTCAAGATCCAGGCCGACCCCCGCAACTACATCGCCCAGCCAACCCTGGAACTCTCCACCGTGCCTTCCCTGAGCGAAGGCGAGCTCTACCCCTGCCACGTCGATCTGCGTCCCTACGTGCTGCGCGGCAAGGAGGCCTGGGTGAGCCCCGGCGGCCTCACCCGCGTGGCCCTGCGGCGCGGTTCCCTGGTGGTCAATTCCTCCCAGGGGGGCGGCTGCAAGGACACCTGGATCGTGGATGAAGCCCCATGCTGAGCCGCGTCGCCGACTCCCTCTACTGGATCAACCGCAACGTTGAACGGGCCGAGAACATCTCCCGCTTCGTGGAGGTGAGCGAGGCCATGGCCCTCGATTGCCCCCCCGGTAGCGCCGAACCCTGGCTCCCCCTGATCGATGCCAGTGGTGACCGCAAGCTCTTCGATGAGCTCTGTCCGGTGGTCACCCCCGAAGCCGTGATCCATTTCCTGGTGCGGGAGGCCGACAATCCCAGCAGCGTTCTCAACTGCATCGGCAGTGCCCGGGAGAACGCCCGGCAGATCCGTGAAGTGATCACCACGGAGATGTGGGAGCAGATCAACGACATCTACTGGACGCTGCAGGAGGAGACCTTCTGGCAACAACCGCCCCAGGAGCAGCTGCGGGAGATCCGCCGCGCCTGCCAGCTCTTCTACGGGATCACCGACGCCACCCTCAGCCGCGACCTCTCCTGGCAGTTCAGTCGCCTGGGGCGCCTGCTGGAGCGGGCCGACAAGACCACCCGGATCCTGGACGTCAAGTACTTCCTGCTGCTTCCCTCCCCTGAGGAAGTGGGTGGGGTGCTGGACGAGCTGCAGTGGATCTCCCTGCTGCGTTCGGCTGGCGCTTACCAGATGTTCCGGCAGTCGAGCCAGCAGGCCATCGAACCGAAAGCCGTGGCGGCCTTCCTGCTGCTGGATCCGATCTTCCCCCGCTCCGTGCGTTACTGCCTGGAGCGGATCAGCGACACCCTGCGGATCATCCGCGGCAGCTCGGTCCCGCGGCCAGCGGATGACCTGGAGTGCCTGATCGGGCTCACCCTGGCCCACTGGAGCTTCACCAGGATTGATGAACTCGTCGCCACCGGGCTGCATGAGGCCATCGACAACTTCCAGTCGGATCTCAACCGCCTGCATGCGTTGATCGAAGCGCGCTACTTCATCGCGCCCCCGAGCAGCACCTCCAGTCATGAGGCGGCATGCGAGCCCGCCTGACCCACACCTTCCATTACCGCTACAGCGCCCCGGTGTTCCTGGGTCCCCACCGTTTCTGCCTGAAGCCCCGGGGCCACGGCTTCCAGCGCCTGCTCCATTTCCACCTGGCCATCAGCCCGGAACCGTCCCTGCTGTATCCGCTGGTGGCGGCCAGTGGCGATGAAATCCTCCGGGCCCGCTTCGAGGGCAGCACCGAGACCTTCCGGGTCCAGGCGATCAGCGATGTGGAGACCACGCCGCCCCCGGCCCTGGCCGCCTGCCTGGAGGACCAGGAGCCCCTGCTGCCCTACCCGGTGGGCCACCTCAATGGCGACTTGCTGGGTTCCCTGGAGGGGTGGCTGCCCAACGGCCAGCACGACCCGGCCGCGGTGGATCTGGCCCAGGAAGCGCTGATGGGCAGCGACCAGCGCGGGCTGATGTTCCTCGATCAACTGGTCGAGATCATCAAGGACCGGGTCAAGTACACCCAGCGGCACGTGGGGCCCGCCTGGCCGGCGGGCCGCACCCTCAAGGAACGGGTCGGTTCCTGCCGCGACCTGGCGATGCTGATGATCGAGACCTGCCGCTGCGCCGGCCTGCCGGCCCGGTTCGTGAGCGGCTACCACCTGGTGGAACCGCCGCCGCAGCAGTACGACCTGCATGCCTGGGCGGAGGTCTACCTGCCCGGGGCGGGCTGGCGGGGCTTCGACCCCAGCGGCAAGGGCAGCATCGACGACCGCTACATCACCCTGGCCACCTCCTCCAAGCCCACCCTCACGGCGGCGGTGAACGGCAGTTTTTCGGGTCCTGCCGGGGTGGAAAGCGAACTGGATTGGACGATCGAGGCGGAGCTGCTGGAGCCCGCTCCCATGGGCGCTTCCTGGCACGGAGTGCTGCAGCGCTGAAAGAAAGCCACTCTTAAGGAGCGCCCGCCTGTATCCGATGGTGCAGCGGCTGCGGCACTCCCCAGGCCAGGACAGGTCCCACGTCGCCACCCACGGCATCTCACCCATGGCAAGCTCCACTCCCGCCCCCTGCCCACCCAAGGGGCAGGCCCTCCTGGAGGCGATGCGCCGCCATCTGTTCTCCAGCCAGGCCAAGTCCGCCTCTCTCGCCACCACCCACGACCATTACGTCTGTCTGTCGCTGGCGGTGAGGGACATCCTGCTGACCAGCTGGGTGGACACCGTGGACACCTACACCAGCCAGCACGTGCGCACCGCCACGTACATGTCGGCGGAATACCTGCTGGGGCCGCATCTGGAGAACAACCTGGTGAGCCTCGGGCTGCGGGAGGAGGCCAGAGCCGCCTGCGCCGCCCTTGGTCTCACCCTGGAGGAGATGCTGGCGGAGGAGCCGGAACCGGGCCTGGGCAATGGCGGCCTGGGTCGGCTGGCGGCCTGCTTCCAGGAGTCGATGGCCACCCTGGAGCTGCCGGCCATCGGCTACGGCATCCGCTACGAGTTCGGCATCTTCCGCCAGCAGATCGGACCCACCGGCCAGATGGAGAGCACCGATCCGTGGCTGGCCCGGGGCAACCCCTGGGAGGTGATCCGGCCGGAATGGAGCTATCCGGTTGTGATCGGCGGTCAGACCGTGATCGGCGTGGCCTATGACACCCCGATCCTGGGCTATGGCGTCCACACCGCCAACACCCTGCGGCTGTGGTCGGCCCAGGCGCCGGACGCCTTCGATTTCGCCTCCTTCAATGCCGGCGACTACACCCGGGCCGTGCTGCACAAGGTGCAGTCGGAAACCCTCTCCAAGGTGCTCTATCCCAACGATGAGCTGGAGCAGGGCAAGCGCCTGCGGCTCAGTCAGCAGATCTTCTTCGTCTCCTGCTCCCTGCAGGACATGTTCCGCATTCTCAGCAGCCAGGGAATTCCGGTGACGGAGTTTCACCGCAAGTTCGCGGTGCAGCTCAACGACACCCACCCGGCAATCGCCGTGGCGGAGCTGATGCGCCTGCTGATCGATGACCACGGCGTCGACTGGGACACCGCCTGGAGCATCACCACCGCCACGATCAGCTACACGAACCACACCCTGCTGCCCGAGGCCCTGGAGGCCTGGGGCCTGGAACTGTTCCAGCAGCTGCTGCCCCGCCAGCTGCAGATCATCTTCGAGATCAATGCCCGTTTCCTGCGCACCCTGCGCATCCGGTTCCCTGGTCAGCCCGACCTGCTGGAGCGGTTGTCGCTGATCGAAGAGGGCCCGCACCGCAAGGTGCGCATGGCCCACCTGGCGGTGGTGGGCAGCCACACGGTCAATGGCGTGGCGGAACTGCACAGCCGCCTGCTCAAGGAGAACCTGTTCTCCGAATTCGCCCAGGTCTGGCCGGAGCGCTTCACCAACATCACCAACGGCGTCACGCCGCGGCGCTGGCTGGCGGTGGCCAACCCGCCCCTGGCCGACCTGCTCAATGACGCCATCGGCACCGACTGGTGCCGGCACCTCGACCAGCTCCGCCAGCTGGAGCCCCTGGCCACCGATGCCGGCTTCCTGGAGCGCTGGCAGGGGGTGCGCGAGCAGGCCAAGGAGCGCCTGGCCGCCACGATCCGCCACGACACCGGGGTGCTGGTGGATCCCTCCTCCCTGTTCGACGTCCAGGTGAAGCGCATCCACGAGTACAAACGCCAGCACATGGCGGCGTTGCAGGTGGTGGAGCGCTACCTGAGGCTGCGGGCCGGGGAGGATCTGCCGCCGCGCACGGTGATCTTCGGCGGCAAGGCGGCCCCTGGCTATGCCATGGCCAAGCTGATCATCCGCCTGATCGTGGGCATGGCGGAGATCATCAACATCGACCCGGCGATGGACGGCCGTCTGCGGGTGGTCTTCCTGCCCAACTTCAGCGTCAAGCTGGGCCAGAAGATCTATCCGGCGGTGGATCTCTCCGAGCAGATCTCCACCGCCGGCATGGAGGCCTCCGGTACCGGCAACATGAAGATGTCCCTGAACGGGGCGCTCACGATCGGCACGCTGGATGGGGCCAACATCGAGATCCGCGAGCGGGTCGGTGACGACAACTTCTTCCTCTTCGGCCACACCGCCGAGCAACTGGCCGCCATCAACCGCAACGGGTACCACCCGATGCCCTGGCTGGAGAATGACGCCCTGGCCAAGGAGGCCATCGACCTGATCGGTTCGGGCCACTTCAGCGAAGGCGACCGCGACCTGTTCCACCCGCTGCTGGCCAATCTCTGCAGCAGCGACCCCTTCCGGGTGATGGCCGACCTGGGCGATTACCGCCGGGCCCAGAATGAGGTCGACAGCGCCTGGTGCGACACCGGACGGTGGAGCATGATGTCCGTACTGAACACCGCCCGTTGCGGCTTCTTCAGCAGCGACCGGTCCATCCAGGAGTACGCCGAGCGCATCTGGAAGGTGGTCCCGGTCCCCGTCAACTCCTGCAGCGTGATTCCCAACGCATCAACATGAGCCTCCCGCAACT
This window harbors:
- a CDS encoding glycogen/starch/alpha-glucan phosphorylase; the encoded protein is MASSTPAPCPPKGQALLEAMRRHLFSSQAKSASLATTHDHYVCLSLAVRDILLTSWVDTVDTYTSQHVRTATYMSAEYLLGPHLENNLVSLGLREEARAACAALGLTLEEMLAEEPEPGLGNGGLGRLAACFQESMATLELPAIGYGIRYEFGIFRQQIGPTGQMESTDPWLARGNPWEVIRPEWSYPVVIGGQTVIGVAYDTPILGYGVHTANTLRLWSAQAPDAFDFASFNAGDYTRAVLHKVQSETLSKVLYPNDELEQGKRLRLSQQIFFVSCSLQDMFRILSSQGIPVTEFHRKFAVQLNDTHPAIAVAELMRLLIDDHGVDWDTAWSITTATISYTNHTLLPEALEAWGLELFQQLLPRQLQIIFEINARFLRTLRIRFPGQPDLLERLSLIEEGPHRKVRMAHLAVVGSHTVNGVAELHSRLLKENLFSEFAQVWPERFTNITNGVTPRRWLAVANPPLADLLNDAIGTDWCRHLDQLRQLEPLATDAGFLERWQGVREQAKERLAATIRHDTGVLVDPSSLFDVQVKRIHEYKRQHMAALQVVERYLRLRAGEDLPPRTVIFGGKAAPGYAMAKLIIRLIVGMAEIINIDPAMDGRLRVVFLPNFSVKLGQKIYPAVDLSEQISTAGMEASGTGNMKMSLNGALTIGTLDGANIEIRERVGDDNFFLFGHTAEQLAAINRNGYHPMPWLENDALAKEAIDLIGSGHFSEGDRDLFHPLLANLCSSDPFRVMADLGDYRRAQNEVDSAWCDTGRWSMMSVLNTARCGFFSSDRSIQEYAERIWKVVPVPVNSCSVIPNAST
- a CDS encoding alpha-E domain-containing protein — translated: MLSRVADSLYWINRNVERAENISRFVEVSEAMALDCPPGSAEPWLPLIDASGDRKLFDELCPVVTPEAVIHFLVREADNPSSVLNCIGSARENARQIREVITTEMWEQINDIYWTLQEETFWQQPPQEQLREIRRACQLFYGITDATLSRDLSWQFSRLGRLLERADKTTRILDVKYFLLLPSPEEVGGVLDELQWISLLRSAGAYQMFRQSSQQAIEPKAVAAFLLLDPIFPRSVRYCLERISDTLRIIRGSSVPRPADDLECLIGLTLAHWSFTRIDELVATGLHEAIDNFQSDLNRLHALIEARYFIAPPSSTSSHEAACEPA
- a CDS encoding urease subunit gamma, with translation MNLTPQEKDKLLIVTAALLAERRLGRGLKLNHPEAVAWLSFQVIEGARDGRSVAELMREGTTWLSRDQVMEGVPELIPEVQIEAMFPDGTKLVTLHEPIR
- the ureC gene encoding urease subunit alpha, which codes for MPYRIDRRAYAETYGPTTGDRLRLADTELILEVESDCTTYGDEVKFGGGKVIRDGMGQAQTPRSAGAVDTVITNALILDWWGIVKADIGLKDGRICAIGKAGNPDITDGVTIVVGPGTEAIAGEGHIVTAGAIDTHIHFICPQQIETALASGVTTLLGGGTGPATGTNATTCTPGAFHLARMLQAAEGLPINLGFYGKGNASTPAAIEEQIRAGACGLKLHEDWGTTPAAIDCCLTVADKYDVQVCIHSDTLNEAGFVEDTIRAIGGRTIHTFHTEGAGGGHAPDIIRICGEPNVLPSSTNPTKPYTVNTLEEHLDMLMVCHHLDPRIPEDVAFAESRIRRETIAAEDILHDLGAFSIIASDSQAMGRVGEVITRTFQTAHKMKVQRGFLPEDAAGPRGGRNDNTRLKRYIAKLTINPAIAHGLDSQIGSVEVGKLADLVLWKPGFFGVKPELVIKGGSIVWAQMGDANASIPTPGPVHGRPMFAAYGGSLAASCLNFVSQACLEDDLPSSLGLKRPCVPVVQTRGIGKAQMRNNTALPKVEVDPQTYEVFADGELLTCEPAEVLPMAQRYFLL
- a CDS encoding serine hydrolase; translation: MAPSVLRRPGAAALVLGLALALQPPGAARSAEAPSGPPPPPRQVTAESLAAALPRLDALAMEMQRSTGVPGLAIVVVHADRVVFLKGYGVRRVGEPGAVDADTVFQLASLSKPIAATVVAGLVGDGRVGWDDPVLRTLPVARIGPPAIAADVTIRDLLSHRSGLPDHAGDHLEDLGFDRATILERLRLLPTCNRFRADYAYTNFGFTAGAVAAANAAGRPWEQLSSERLYGPLGMTRTSSRHADFAGAANRASLHVPEGGRWEARYQRDADAQAPAGGVSSSVRDLGQWLRLQLAGGRFDGRVVVDGAALAETHRPQIVSQQPRDPATNRAGFYGLGWNVSYTDRGTVQLGHSGGFDLGAATAVYLLPAESLGIIVLSNSQPLGVPEALSLSFLDLATSGAVQRDYLAALRPLLRGMDQQDYPAVVSPARPLPARPADAYIGSYANAYVGTAAVVRRGDGLELQLGPRLTPFPLTPVNGDTFRYQPGGENAYGPSAVSFTVGPDGLATAVRIDNLNLEGQGVLQRR
- a CDS encoding transglutaminase family protein yields the protein MRARLTHTFHYRYSAPVFLGPHRFCLKPRGHGFQRLLHFHLAISPEPSLLYPLVAASGDEILRARFEGSTETFRVQAISDVETTPPPALAACLEDQEPLLPYPVGHLNGDLLGSLEGWLPNGQHDPAAVDLAQEALMGSDQRGLMFLDQLVEIIKDRVKYTQRHVGPAWPAGRTLKERVGSCRDLAMLMIETCRCAGLPARFVSGYHLVEPPPQQYDLHAWAEVYLPGAGWRGFDPSGKGSIDDRYITLATSSKPTLTAAVNGSFSGPAGVESELDWTIEAELLEPAPMGASWHGVLQR
- a CDS encoding circularly permuted type 2 ATP-grasp protein; translated protein: MFSQYKPNQGYDEYFTSTDQPRATLKPLLSSLGQMGLDQLNRNHEAAGMLLKRLGATFRLNDSDSKGVERILPFDPLPRLIGAQDWELLERGLIQRLEAIDRFLADVYGDQKILADGVVPRADVESSQGWRPQMQGFQPPLGRWCHISGLDLVRDGDGTWRVLEDNLRCPSGVAYFLENRRVMKRMFPSLFAGRTVQPIDDYPSHLLQTLRELAPWTDTPKVVLLTPGVFNSAYFEHSYLAQQMGIQLVEGRDLVCEGDRVWMRSTAGLEAVDVIYRRIDDDFLDPAVFRPDSLLGVRGLMGAYAAGRVAIANAPGTGVADDKLIYAYVGEMIRYYLDEEPIIENVPTYICSRPDDQAYVLEHLGELVVKAVAEAGGYGMLIGPHASQAEIAEFAVKIQADPRNYIAQPTLELSTVPSLSEGELYPCHVDLRPYVLRGKEAWVSPGGLTRVALRRGSLVVNSSQGGGCKDTWIVDEAPC
- a CDS encoding PilZ domain-containing protein; its protein translation is MGRWFLADIVDVGEGGMCLIASEEQPLALGQWLLMDLRAHPGFGQLRMQAQLRWLTRARFALTFGVAFETPLKEVPVLSVERRNQRRDPNQEDWAIAEERELALS
- a CDS encoding urease subunit beta, with amino-acid sequence MAPLIPGELIPEPGTIELNAGRPVTTLSVANRGDRPVQVGSHFHFHEANGALEFDREAARGLRLDIPAGTAIRFEPGDQRDVHLVPYVGDRRVFGFNGLVNGPLD